CCAGCGAATAGACCGGCTCGGTTTGCAGCAGCAGCACACCGGCAACCGCGCCGATGCGGGTGAGTCCGTAGGTGAGGGTCAGGCTGGTCATCACGGTTCCCGCCATCCCCATCATGAACAACCGCGCGCGATAGCGCGGGTCCACGATCAATCGCAACTCGCCGCTGAATTGGAGAAGCGGAATCGTGCAAATCGAGGCGAACACGCAGGCGCCGGTGCAGAAGAGCAGGGGATCGAGATGCACCGCACCCCATCGCGTGATCACGGGCTGGCCGGCGCCGATGATCGTGTTGATGATGCAGAGCGTCAGGCCGACCTGAAAGGCTCGGGCGCGGCGGGCCGTGGCGTTTTCGCTGGCGACCGGGGGCACCGACGCAGCCGAGGTGTCGGTTGGCATCGATTACATCCGCGCCACGGCGACGGCGATGACGATCACGGCCAGCACGATTCGATAAATCGCGAAGGGCCTGTAGCTGTGGGTTCGCAGGAAGCGCAGCAGGCCGACGATCGCGAGCAAACTGAAGACGGTCGAGGCCGCAAAGCCCCATCCAAGCTGAGCGGCGAGGCCGGTATGGAAAAGCTTGCGCGCCTCGAGCATTCCGGCGCCGGCGATGATTGGCGTCGCCATCAGGAACGAAAAATTGGCGGCGTCGGCGCGATCGATGCCGAGGATGCGGGCGGTCGTAATCGTGGCGCCCGAGCGCGAGACACCGGGGATGATCGCGAACGCCTGGCTTAGGCCGATGAGGAGGGCGTCGAGGAAAGTGAGGTGATCTATGGTGCGTTTTTTCGAGCCATACCAATCGGCAACCCATAAAAGAAGCCCAAGAGTTGCCATCGTGGCCGCGATCAGCAGCGGCGAGCGGAAGGTCGTCTCGGCTTGTTTCTCCAGCAGCACGCCGATGATGGCGCCGGGAACTGAGGCGACTATCAATAGAAACAGCAGGCGGCGCGGGAGGCGGTTGCCAACGGCCAGCGACAGTCCCATGTCGAGCCATTCGCGCCAGTAATAGATCAACAGCGCCAACAGAGTTCCCAAGTGAAGGGCTACATCGAAGGCAAGCCCCGGATCCGGCCATCGAAACAGCCAGGGGACGAGTATAAGGTGGCCCGAACTGGAGACCGGCAAGAACTCAGTCAAGCCCTGAACCGCGCCGAGAACGATCGCCTGAAATATGGAAAACATAATGTTTTCAGGCCCTTAGGAGAGGACTGGACTTTTCGCGCGTACCTGTGCCGGTCGGCACCCATGACCACGAAACGCATCGAAAGGTGAATACATGTCGATTTTGCTCCTTGACCGGCTCAACCCATGGTCTAGAATCAATTGCGAGGAAAGTGGCCGGATGATGGTGAGGGTAGCAGGAGGTCCTGCTGTTTATGAATCGAGTTTCTAGAGGCAAAGTAATTCCCTTACGGGAAGTAAGCGTGGTCGAGCCGGACCGGGCGCCCGACCAAGCTGGCGTTTGGGATAGCATCAACCAGGGCGAACCGCATCCGTTTCCGGTTGTTTCATCGCTGCCGCGCCTGCCGGTGATGATCCCGGACGAGATTCTGGACTACTACGGATGGGTCTTTTGCCAAGGCGGGTTTCTTAACCTCCAGATGACATTCGAGCAATTTCTGGCTGTGGTAGCGGCGGTAAGTCCGGCCGGCCTGAGCCCGGAATACGACGCGAGCGAGGCGTCCTTCCCCAGCGACTGACCCCCCGCGATAGCGAGAGAGCCTTGTTTCGATGCCTGCCCGGGCGCGCTTGGGCAGGCATTGCTTTTCGTGGGAGCCGATTATCATGATTTGGTTCTTTCGGGCCCGGCGTGGATGCGGCCTGGGTTCAGTTGCCAGTTGGGGCTTCCTTTTTCGGCTCGCTCAGCAACGTGTTCCTGATCCAGACGCTGGGCAGATTGGCAGCGTCGGTGGGCGATTTGAGCCCGTTATCCTTCGCGATTTGCCGCCAGTTGTCCTCGTTGCCGGTCGCGCGGCGGGCCAGAGCCTTCAAGTCCTCGTTGGGCAGCAGGGCGTAGTTGACGCCGCCCTCTTTGGGAGTGCCGCCGGAGGGAGGGAATTTCGCGGCGAGCTGGTCGATTTTGCCGAACAGGTTCAGGCGCGTGCTGGCCTTGTACTTGTCGAGGTCCTGGTCGGAGATGTCCTCGGCGCGGACATTGACGATTATTCGGGAACTGCGATCGCCATTGGGCAAGACTTCAACTTCGTAACGATACTGCGGATGCATGCCGACGAGACTGCCGAGGATGCCGGGGCCCGTGTCGGCGTCCTTCCACAGCGTGACGAGTTTGTCGCCGGGCTTGACCTCGAACAGAACTCCCTCACCGCGCAGCACATCCTGGGTCAGGAGGAACGAATCATTTACGTTGTACGGGACGTCGTGCTGCTCGCCCTCGGCCGCATCGGTGCCGCCGCCTGCGGCGCGGTTGGCGAAGTATGGGGCGAAATAACATCCCGCGAAAAGCACTATCGAGGAGACGATCGAGGAGACGATCGCGATTTTCCGCAATTGCCCAAACACCGTCCGCACCACACTCATCACCACCGGTAAGGAAACCACGGCAGGTCCAGGCACGCAAGACGAACCATGGGGCGGCCGGCGCGAGCAGAATTGCGGCCGCTTGAGGTTGCGCGACAGGCGCGCAGACGATAATTAAATAGCCTTATGAATGTCGCAGGAGGCAATTAAAAGTCCTTATGACTGATGCAGCAAATGTTTCAGCGCGCCACGTGATGGCGGTAATCGGGGGCGCGACGGCGGGTTCGGAAATCGCGCGGATCCTGGCGGGGTACGGCGCGCTCGTGATCGTGTTCGAGCAGAATCCGCGGCCGTACGGAAAAATCGAAGACGGCTTGCCGCGATGGCACGTCAAGCAGCGCCACGATGAGTACGAGGAGATCAATAAACGCCTCGACCATCCCAATATCGAATACGTGCCGTTGACGGGGATGGGCCGCGATATCGATTTCGAGGAGCTGCGGACCCGATGGGGAGTCAGTGGAATCGTCCTGACCAACGGCGCATGGAAGGATCGCCCGCTTCCGATCGACGGCTCGGATCAGTACATAGATCGCGGGCTGGTCTATCAGAACAAGCTGATCTATTGGTGGAATCACTATCCGGAAAAGTCCTACGACGGCCCGCGCTACGAGCTGCCTGCGGGAGCGCTGGTCGTTGGCGGGGGACTCGCGTCGATCGACGTGGTCAAAGTCGTGCAAATCGAGTACGCGCTTGCCGGGCTCAAGGCGCGTGGTATCCAGGGCGATATGCTCGAGCTCGAGCGCGAAGGGATCGAGCCGGTGCTGAATAAGCAGGGGCTGAAGTACGCCGACCTCGGCATCGCGCCATGCAGGCTGTATTATCGCCGGCGCGTAATCGACATGCCGCTGTCGGATATTCCCGCCGGCACGCCGGACAAGCGCGCGGACGCGCTCAGGCAGGCGCGGGTGAAGATCGTTGACAAGGCGCAGCGCAAATTCCTGTTCGAGTTCCACGAACTGCGCGCGCCGGGCAAAGTGATCGCGGAGAACGGCGCGATGGTCGGGCTGAACTTCAACCGCACCGAAGTCACGGGCAGTCAAGTGAAGACGGTCGAGGAGGGGGTGGAGGACGCGCCGGCGAAGCTGACGATCAGTTCGATCGGAAGCATCCCGCAACCGATTCCTGGAATTCCGCAGAAGGGCGAGACTTATATCTACGCCGATCAGAAAGTCGGCCTGCTGATGGAGGGTGCGACCGCCGTGTTTGCGGCCGGAAACGTGCTCACCGGCAAGGGCAACATCAAGGACTCGCTCGAGAGCGGAACCGAGATTGGAATGCGCGTGGCCGAGGCGTACCTGGGGTTGTCGAACGAGAAATTGAACCTCGCGGAGGGCGCGCGCAAGGACGCGGCGGCGTCGGCCGAGAAGATCGCGGGCGCGATGAGCGTGCGGCCGAAACTTGCGCCGGAAGCGATCGCGAGCCTTCTGCGCCGGGTGCGCGAACGCCAGCGTGCGGTCGGCTACGAGGGCAATTTCCGCGCGTGGCTGGCCAAGGTGACGCCGGCCGATCTGCAGTAGCAGGCTGCCCCGAAAATTTTCGCGCGCCGACTGGCGGACAACTCCATCGTGGGTTGTCCCGCCAGTTTTGCGTCGTTGGGTCCGCGCCTATAGGCTCATTGGATGACGGCAATGGAGGTGCGGTGTGGACGAACTCAAGCAAACTGACCCGCAGATTTATCAGCTCATCAGGGATGAAGAGCGCTACGAGATCGATTCGGTCCGGCTGATCGCGTCGGAGAACTACGTCTCGAAAGCGGTGCTTGAGGCGACCGGATCGATTCTCACCAACAAATATTCCGAAGGCTACCCGGGACGCCGCTACTACGAGGGTCAACGCAACATCGATCAGATCGAAACGATTGCGGTAGAGCGCGCCAAGGCGCTGTTCAAGGTCGATCACGCAAACGTTCAGCCGTACTCCGGGTCGCCGGCAAATCTCGCGGTATATTTCGCGCTGCTCAAGCCGGGCGACACGATCATGGGCTTGTCGCTCCCGCACGGCGGGCATCTGACGCACGGATGGCCGGTGAGCATCACGGGCACGTTCTGGCGGTCGGCGCAGTACCTGGTGGATCGCGAGAGTCAGGTCGTGGATTTCGACCAGATCCGCGAGATGGCGCGCAAGGAGCGGCCGAAGATAATCGTGACCGGCGGCACGGCGTATCCGCGGCTGTGGGACTTCAAGAGCTTCAGCGAGGTCGCCAAGGAAGTCGGCGCTCTGCTGCTTGCCGACATTTCACATATCGCGGGACTGATCGTCGGCGGCGTGCATCCGAGTCCCGTGCCGTACGCCGACGTAATCACGACCACCACGCACAAGACGCTGCGCGGACCGCGCGGCGCGATGATCATGTGCCGCAAGGAATACGCCGAAGCGATCGACAAGGCGGTTTTCCCCGGGCTGCAGGGCGGTCCGCATAATCATACGACGGCGGCGATCGCGGTTGCGTTGCAGGAAGCATCGACGCCGGAGTTCAAGGCGTACGCAAAAAAAGTGGTGAGCAACGCCGCGACGCTCGCCGATGAACTGCTTGCGCGCGGATTCAGCCTGGTCTCGGGCGGCACCGACAATCATCTTATCCTGGCCGACCTGACCAGCAAGAAAGTGATTGGCAAGAAGGCGGCGAAAGCGCTCGATGCGGCCGGAATCGTCTGCAACTACAACACCGTCCCGTACGATCCGCGCAAGCCGTTCAGCCCAAGCGGGCTTCGGCTCGGCACGCCGGCGGTAACCTCGCGCGGGATGGGCGATGCGGAGATGCGGCAGATCGGAAAGTGGATGGACGAGGCGATCGCGCACGCCGACGATGAAGCGGCGCTGAGACGCCTGGCGGCCGAAGTCACGGAGATGTGCCGCAGGTTCCCGGCGCCGGGAATCGCGCTCGGCTAGCAGGCTGTTGAAAAGGTAATTTTCAACGCCTGCTCCCTCCCATACCCTCTCCTCGGACAAGGAGAGGGTATGGAGATCTCGTGCGGACGAGACGGGCCTCAGCCGGCCATGGTCAGGCCGCCGCTCACGCTGAGCACCTGGCCGGTGACGAAGTCCGAATCGGAAGAGGCGAAGAACGCGACCGCGCCCGCCAAATCCGCCGGTTGCCCGAGTCGGCGAAACGGGATGCCACGCGCCATCGATTCGAGAACCTTCTCGCGCCCGGCCATCGCGTTCCTGAGCAGAGCGGTGTCGGTCGGTCCCGGGCAAACGACGTTGACATTGATGTGATTTGCCGCGAGTTCGCGCGCGAGCGTTTTGGAGAAAGCGATGATGGCGGCCTTGCATCCCGCATATACCGCTTCGCCACTGGAGCCGACGCGGGCGGCGTCGGAAGAGATCGAGACGATTTTGCCTGCATCGCGCGATTGCATCCGCGGCGCCACGGCCTTGCAGCAATTGAGCATGCCGCGAAAGTTAATCGCGATCACTTTATCCCAAAGATCGGGGGTGGACTCGACGAACGGCAGCACGACGTCCCATCCGGCGTTGTTCACCAGGATGTCGATTGGTCCCAGTTCGCGTTCGACGCGATCGGCAGCGGCGATTGCCTGGTCAAGTCTGGTGACGTCAAGCGCAACCGCGATCGCGGCCGCGCCGCCATGGCGGATTTCCGCCGCGGCCTGCTCGGCGGAATCGAGCTGGATATCCGCCAGCGCCACTTTTGCGCCTTCGTCGGCGAGCCGGATCGCGATCGCGCGCCCGATTCCATTGGCTGCGCCGGTTACGATTGCGACTTTGCCTGCGAGACGGTTCACGATGCTAATTTAACTGGAGATCGAACCGCCGTCGATGATTGAGCCGGCGCCGAGTTGACGCCATCCGAATTGCCGGACGGAGTCGCAGCCCGCTGGCCGCGACCCCGTCCAACTGGCGGGGAGTTGCCGGCTTATTTCCTACTCGGCCGGTGTTGAATCGCTGCCGGCCTGTGCCCACAGCGCCTTCATCTCGGCGTGAATCTGGTCCAGCTTGGCCTTGGTCGCGGAGATTTGCGCGAGCTGAGCCAGGGTCAGCACGTTGCGGATCGCGATCGCGTCCTGGATCTGCTCGTTCGTCATCTGACCCTGTAGCTGCGTGATTGTCGAAACCGAGCCGGACAAGTCGGCGGCGGCGACCGTGCCGGTTGACGTGTACTTGGCCGCGATTGCCTGCCTGGCGGCCTTGAGCTGTTGGTATTCAGCCTTTCGCGAAGCGCGCCGGGCCTGGAAGATGGCATGGATCTGCGTCTTCTGCGCGTCGGTCAGATTGGCGGTTCTCAGCAGTAACGGAAGCGGGACGCCGAGCGCGCCCATACCGCCATGCATGCCGTGATGCCCCATGTGGCCGCCAAAACCGGTTGATTTCGATGAAGCGACATGAGCAACCGCAACGACCAGGATGACTGCCATAACTACGGGAACGAGACCGCGAGAGAACTTGGAAAGCATAAAAAACTCCTTGAACGCGAGTAGCGGCCACCTTTGTCGGCGGCGATCGCTCTTATTCTAAATGTACGTTAAGCAAAAAAACCGGTTACGCGCTTTGTGCGCCGTCGGCTCCTTTAGTTCGGGCGGGACGTCGATTCGCACGTGAAATCGCGCGATCAATGAAAATCATGCGACGGCGGGAGCGCGCCGGGAAGCGTGATCTCCGCGAAGCGGCGCGCGCGAATCGCGGTCACGCCGTCAACCGTTTGCAGCACGCCCTCGGCCAGCAAAATTCCGGCACTGCGCAGCAGCAGGCGGTTTTTCTGGAACAGGCCGGGCGTGACGATCAGGTTGGCAATTCCGGTTTCGTCCTCGAGCGTGATGAACAGGAAGCCCTTGGCCGTGCCGGGGCGTTGGCGCACGATCACGACGCCGGCGGTCTTCACCCACGATTGATGCCTGGCGCGCGCGAGAGCGTCGGCGCTGAGAATTCCGCGCGCGCTCAAATCGCCGCGCAGATACGTCATCAGATGAGGTCCGGTGGTGAGGCCGGTCGCGGCGTAGTCCGCCAGCGTTTCATCGATCGGCGCCATCGACGCCAGGGGAACCTCGCCATCGCGCGGCTTGGCGCCCGCCAGCAGGCTGGTGGGATCGCGTTCTACCGCGGCGGCATTCCACATCGCGTCGCGCCGCGCCAGGCCGAAGGCGGCGAACGCGCCCGCGTATGCCAGCGCGTCGATCTCGCGGCGGTTCGGTCCGACGCGCGCGGTAAGATCGGCGATCGAATCGAACTGCCGCCGCGCACGCTCGCTTTCGATTCGAAGCGCGATTTCCTCGCGGATGCCCGTGACGTATCGCAGTCCCATGCGAATCGCAGGCCGCCGATCCACAATCTCGATCGTGCATTTCCAGTTCGAGCGGGTCACCTCGACGGGCAGCGCGACGACGCCGTGGCGCGCGGCGTCTTTCACCAGCGTCGAGGGATGATAGAAGCCGAGCGGGTAGCAATTCAGCATCGCGGCAACGAACGCCGCCGGATGATGATGCTTCAGGTATGCCGACGCGTACGCGATCAGCGCGAAGCTGGCGGCGTGCGATTCGGGGAAGCCGTACAGCGCAAAAGATGTGATCGAGCGCACGATATCGTCGGCGACATTGCCTTGCAGGCCGCTCCGCAGCATCCCGGCGCGCAGCCGGGCTTCGATTTTCTCCATCCGCTCGGCCGAGCGCTTGAAGCCCATCGCGCGGCGCAGCTCCTCGGCCTCGCCGGCGCTAAAGCCCGCCACCGTCATCGCCATTCGGAGCAACTGCTCCTGAAAAAGCGGGATGCCCAGCGTGCGTTTGAGGATCGGCTCGAGCGAAGGATGCGGATACTCGACGGGCGCGCGATGGTTGCGGCGATCGAGATATGGATGCACCATTTTGCCGACGATGGGGCCGGGGCGAATTATCGCGACCTCGACCACCAGGTCGTAAAACCGCTGGGGCTTCATCCGCGGCAGCGTCGCCATCTGCGCGCGGCTCTCGACCTGGAATACGCCGACCGTGTCCGCGCGCCGGAGCATCGCGTACACGCCGGGGTCGTCGGGCGGCAGATGCGCGAGGTCGATCTCGACTCCTTCGTGCGCGCGGATCATCGGAAGCGCTTCTTTCAGCGCCGCCAGCATCCCGAGTCCGAGCAGATCGATCTTGATGATGCCGAGATCGGCGCAGTCGTCCTTGTCCCATTGAATCACCACGCGGCCGGGCATCGAGGCCGGCTCGAGCGGAACGATTTCATCGAGCGGCTGCGCGGCGATCACCATGCCGCCGCTATGCTGGCCGAGATGGCGCGGCACGCTCTGAATCCGGCGCACGAGATCGACGAGCATCCTGATTCGCGGCGCCTGTGCATCGACGCCGCCGCGCTTGAGCATCGCCACGAGATCGTCGTGATGGTCGCGGAACTCGTACACCTGGTTGAGCCTGGCCAGCCGGTCAACCTGCTCGGGCGAAAAGCCCAGCGCCTTGCCGACTTCGCGCACCGCGCTTTTTGTTCGATAGGTGATCACGTTCGCGGTCATTGCGGCGCCGCGTTCGCCGTAGCGGCGATAGACGTATTGAATCGCCTGCTCGCGATCGTCGCCGCTGGGCAGGTCGAGATCGATGTCGGGCCATTCGCCGCGCTCCTCGGAAAGGAAGCGCTCGAACAGGAGTTCCATCTTGACCGCATCCACCGCCGTGATCCCGAGCGCGTAACACACCGCGCTGTTGGCCGCGGAGCCGCGTCCCTGCACCATGATCCGATTCTCGCGGCAGAACTGGACGATGTCCCATACGATCAGGAAGTAGCCGGCCAGCTTGAGCCGCTCGATGATCCCGAGCTCGTGTTCGAGCTGGCCGCGCGTGCGATCGTCGATCGCGCCGCGCCATCGCTCTCGCGCACCCGCATAAGTGAGCGTTCGCAAATAGCCGTCCGGCGTTTCTCCCGGTGGAAGCGGATAGTCGGGGAAGCGATAGCCCATGTCGGATAGCTGGAAAGCGCATCGCTCGGCAATCGCGCGCGAGGCGGCGACGGCGCCGGGCAGATCGCGAAACAGCGCGGCCATCTCAGCGGGCGATTTCAGATGGCGCTGGCTGTTGATCCACAGCGCGCGGCCGGCTTGCTCGAGCGTGGTCTTGAGCCGGATGCAGGTCAGCACGTCGAGCAAGCTGCGATCCGAGCCGCCGTGGCATACGTCGTTGGTTGCGACCACCGGGATTCGCATCGCGCCGGCCAGCGCGGCGAGCTTGCGATTGAGGCGCTCCTCGCCGGCGTCGAGATGACGCTGCAAATCGATGTAGAAATTTCCCGCGCCGAAAATCCCGCCAAGCCGCCGGCTCAGATCGCCGGGATGCTCGCCGCGAACGAGCATGCGCGACAGCGGGCTCATCACGCCGCCGGCGAGGCAGATGAGTCCGCGGCCGTAGCGTTCGAGATCGCCGAGCGTGATGCGGCTCTCGCCCTTGGCGGGATAGACGGGCAAAGCGGCAGCGCCGTTGCGGGCGAGCGCGCCGGGATTGAGCACGCGCATCTTCGCGTCGGTGATCATGCGGCAGAGATTCTGGTAGCGCTTGCGATCCGGGGCGAGGACGTAGAGGCGCGAGTTGTCGTCCAGCGTCAGTTCCGCGCCGACGATTTGCCGGATTCCCGCGGACTTCGCGGCCTGGTAAAAGCGCGGCGCGCCGTAAAGTCCGTCGCGGTCGCCAAGCGCCATCGCGCCGTAGCCGAGTTCCGCCGCGCGCGCGGCGAGATCCTCGGGCGTGGTCGCGCCTTCGAGAAAGCTGAAGGCGCTGCGCGCGCGAAGTTCGACGTAACCAGAGTTCATGGCGATTCGCCGCGATTGGTCAGTCGTAGGCGCCGTCGAGAAACCACTTGTGCGAGTTCAGGTCGCGGAAGATGCGGTAAACGCCGCCATCTTCGAGCGCGAGTTCGTAATAATCGCGGATGAAGCCGCATTCATCCCCGCCATTGAATCCGAGCCACCATTCGCCATCGCGCCGCCATGGCCCGGCGATCGAAATCACGCGCGCGCCAAGATTCTCGCCACGGACGAACTCCGGAATCTCCCGCGAGCACATCACCTCGATTTCCCGCACTGGGCGAATCGCGCGTATCACCAGCTGCGTCACATTCTTCGCCGCCGCATCTTCGGGGATCGGCGGCGCCGGATGCGGTGCGAACGGATCGAGCCGCATCGCTTCGGGCCGATGCGAATTCTCCGCCCGCAGCGCGCCCACGTTGCCGGGGCCGCATAGCGCGGCCAGCCGCGCAATCGTGGCCTGCAGCTTGTCCGGCGCGGGACTGGGAGGCAGGAACATGTCGGTCTGCGCGGGACGCGGGACGCGCGGCGCAATCTCGATTCGAATCGATTCGACGCCGTCCTCGGGCGGCGCCGCTTCAAGACTCAGGTTGATGAGCGTAAGAATCGCGCGGACGTCGTTCGACGGCGCCGCCACCGCGACCCGGCGGCTGAAACTGCGATGACCGCTCATCCCGAACGCGAGCGTGATATCGCCGGCGACCAGCGCGCGCATCGAGAGCCGCTCGGCGAGCCGCTCGAGCATTGCACGCATGACGAATCCCAGCGGCTCCAGGTTCTCGATTGCGTATTCAAGCTCGATAGTCTCGATGAAAAACTCGGCGCGGCGGCGCGGCACAAGCGGCGCGTGGATTCCACCGCGCGCAAGGCGGACCAGCTCGACGCCGCGACGGCCCAGCCGCGTGCCGACCGCGTCGGGATCGAGGCGCGCCAGCTCGCCGAGCCGGCGCATCCCCCATCGGGCGAGCGTGGCCTCCAGGTCGTCGCCGCGATCCGATTTTCCGAGATCAAGCATGTCGAGCGGCAGCCATTTCAGGAATTCGCGCTCGCGCCCGGCTTCGATCACGCGCACGCCCCCGCATCGCGCGGCCAGATGCGCCAGTTCCTTGTTGGCCGCGACGCCGGCGGCGGGTTCCATCCCGACTCTGCGCACGCATCGCGCCAGCTCGGCGGTAATCTCTTCTTCGCCATTGTAGATGCGATGCAGGCCGGCGAGATCGAGCCACACGCATCCCGGCGCGCCCGACTCGACGACCGGCGAAACCGATTCGACCGCGTCGAGCAGGGCCGAATGCGCCGAACTTTCCGCGGCGGGTGAGCGATGGAGCACGGCCAGATCGGAGGCGATCGCGCGGGCCTGCGCGATCGTCATTCCGGGGCGGATTCCAAGTTCACGCGCGCGCGGCGCCACGGCGTCGAGCTCGGCATGCGGCGCGAGGCTTCGGCCGATAGCCAGCAGCTTGTCCGCCAGCGCGGGATTCGAGCGCACCAGCGCCGCAATAGAAAAATCGGCGACCATGATGCACGCGATACGAGCCATCGGGACACCGCGCTAGCTGCTTGCGGAAACTCGAACCTGCGGATGCAAGCCGGCTGGATTTGGAATCGGAACCGGATCAACGAGAGCGCGAACGCGAACGCGCCGCCCCGTCGCGCCCAGCTTGTTGCGCGCGACCATCGCATCCACCGCCAGTCCGTCGAACATTGCCGGTGAGCCGGGAGCGAGCCGGCTGAACGACGCGTCGGCGCGGCTGGCAGCGATACTCAGCGCCGCGAACGTCCCGCACATCCGCCACGGCGCGATCGCGATCACGGCTGCGCCGCTGCGCTCGGCCGCGCGGGCGATTCGAAGCGCTGACGCGTAAGCGAGTGGGCGGGGCGCTTCGCCGAAATCGACGACGACCAGGCCAAAGCCGCCGGCTTCGAGCACGAGTTGCGCAGCTTTGACGATCGCGGATTGATGGCGCGCGAGCGGGCCGGCGGCGAAGCGGGCGTACGGGAGAGTCGCACGCGCCATCGGCGACGCCGTCGTCGTCGATGCCCACAGCATCCGGCCAAGCTCCACTCCGGCAGCCGCCATGCTCTCGGGATCGAAGGCGCCCGTAGCGTCGAGCCATGCGGCGACCTCGCCGCGGCGGGTGGCGAAGGCGGCGAACGATGCGGCAATCGA
This region of Candidatus Binatus sp. genomic DNA includes:
- a CDS encoding DNA polymerase Y family protein, producing MARIACIMVADFSIAALVRSNPALADKLLAIGRSLAPHAELDAVAPRARELGIRPGMTIAQARAIASDLAVLHRSPAAESSAHSALLDAVESVSPVVESGAPGCVWLDLAGLHRIYNGEEEITAELARCVRRVGMEPAAGVAANKELAHLAARCGGVRVIEAGREREFLKWLPLDMLDLGKSDRGDDLEATLARWGMRRLGELARLDPDAVGTRLGRRGVELVRLARGGIHAPLVPRRRAEFFIETIELEYAIENLEPLGFVMRAMLERLAERLSMRALVAGDITLAFGMSGHRSFSRRVAVAAPSNDVRAILTLINLSLEAAPPEDGVESIRIEIAPRVPRPAQTDMFLPPSPAPDKLQATIARLAALCGPGNVGALRAENSHRPEAMRLDPFAPHPAPPIPEDAAAKNVTQLVIRAIRPVREIEVMCSREIPEFVRGENLGARVISIAGPWRRDGEWWLGFNGGDECGFIRDYYELALEDGGVYRIFRDLNSHKWFLDGAYD
- a CDS encoding 3-oxoacyl-ACP reductase family protein, with the translated sequence MNRLAGKVAIVTGAANGIGRAIAIRLADEGAKVALADIQLDSAEQAAAEIRHGGAAAIAVALDVTRLDQAIAAADRVERELGPIDILVNNAGWDVVLPFVESTPDLWDKVIAINFRGMLNCCKAVAPRMQSRDAGKIVSISSDAARVGSSGEAVYAGCKAAIIAFSKTLARELAANHINVNVVCPGPTDTALLRNAMAGREKVLESMARGIPFRRLGQPADLAGAVAFFASSDSDFVTGQVLSVSGGLTMAG
- a CDS encoding ATPase domain-containing protein, with product MPALSKPSWSNPSSPIQAVRSPSHIPAERPQPLEFSGVFRGHELTRKDRRLSSGLASLDALIDGEIPRGRISEITGRAGSGKTSIAASFAAFATRRGEVAAWLDATGAFDPESMAAAGVELGRMLWASTTTASPMARATLPYARFAAGPLARHQSAIVKAAQLVLEAGGFGLVVVDFGEAPRPLAYASALRIARAAERSGAAVIAIAPWRMCGTFAALSIAASRADASFSRLAPGSPAMFDGLAVDAMVARNKLGATGRRVRVRALVDPVPIPNPAGLHPQVRVSASS
- a CDS encoding error-prone DNA polymerase, which codes for MNSGYVELRARSAFSFLEGATTPEDLAARAAELGYGAMALGDRDGLYGAPRFYQAAKSAGIRQIVGAELTLDDNSRLYVLAPDRKRYQNLCRMITDAKMRVLNPGALARNGAAALPVYPAKGESRITLGDLERYGRGLICLAGGVMSPLSRMLVRGEHPGDLSRRLGGIFGAGNFYIDLQRHLDAGEERLNRKLAALAGAMRIPVVATNDVCHGGSDRSLLDVLTCIRLKTTLEQAGRALWINSQRHLKSPAEMAALFRDLPGAVAASRAIAERCAFQLSDMGYRFPDYPLPPGETPDGYLRTLTYAGARERWRGAIDDRTRGQLEHELGIIERLKLAGYFLIVWDIVQFCRENRIMVQGRGSAANSAVCYALGITAVDAVKMELLFERFLSEERGEWPDIDLDLPSGDDREQAIQYVYRRYGERGAAMTANVITYRTKSAVREVGKALGFSPEQVDRLARLNQVYEFRDHHDDLVAMLKRGGVDAQAPRIRMLVDLVRRIQSVPRHLGQHSGGMVIAAQPLDEIVPLEPASMPGRVVIQWDKDDCADLGIIKIDLLGLGMLAALKEALPMIRAHEGVEIDLAHLPPDDPGVYAMLRRADTVGVFQVESRAQMATLPRMKPQRFYDLVVEVAIIRPGPIVGKMVHPYLDRRNHRAPVEYPHPSLEPILKRTLGIPLFQEQLLRMAMTVAGFSAGEAEELRRAMGFKRSAERMEKIEARLRAGMLRSGLQGNVADDIVRSITSFALYGFPESHAASFALIAYASAYLKHHHPAAFVAAMLNCYPLGFYHPSTLVKDAARHGVVALPVEVTRSNWKCTIEIVDRRPAIRMGLRYVTGIREEIALRIESERARRQFDSIADLTARVGPNRREIDALAYAGAFAAFGLARRDAMWNAAAVERDPTSLLAGAKPRDGEVPLASMAPIDETLADYAATGLTTGPHLMTYLRGDLSARGILSADALARARHQSWVKTAGVVIVRQRPGTAKGFLFITLEDETGIANLIVTPGLFQKNRLLLRSAGILLAEGVLQTVDGVTAIRARRFAEITLPGALPPSHDFH
- the glyA gene encoding serine hydroxymethyltransferase, producing MDELKQTDPQIYQLIRDEERYEIDSVRLIASENYVSKAVLEATGSILTNKYSEGYPGRRYYEGQRNIDQIETIAVERAKALFKVDHANVQPYSGSPANLAVYFALLKPGDTIMGLSLPHGGHLTHGWPVSITGTFWRSAQYLVDRESQVVDFDQIREMARKERPKIIVTGGTAYPRLWDFKSFSEVAKEVGALLLADISHIAGLIVGGVHPSPVPYADVITTTTHKTLRGPRGAMIMCRKEYAEAIDKAVFPGLQGGPHNHTTAAIAVALQEASTPEFKAYAKKVVSNAATLADELLARGFSLVSGGTDNHLILADLTSKKVIGKKAAKALDAAGIVCNYNTVPYDPRKPFSPSGLRLGTPAVTSRGMGDAEMRQIGKWMDEAIAHADDEAALRRLAAEVTEMCRRFPAPGIALG
- the uppP gene encoding undecaprenyl-diphosphatase UppP, whose product is MFSIFQAIVLGAVQGLTEFLPVSSSGHLILVPWLFRWPDPGLAFDVALHLGTLLALLIYYWREWLDMGLSLAVGNRLPRRLLFLLIVASVPGAIIGVLLEKQAETTFRSPLLIAATMATLGLLLWVADWYGSKKRTIDHLTFLDALLIGLSQAFAIIPGVSRSGATITTARILGIDRADAANFSFLMATPIIAGAGMLEARKLFHTGLAAQLGWGFAASTVFSLLAIVGLLRFLRTHSYRPFAIYRIVLAVIVIAVAVARM